From Bacillota bacterium, a single genomic window includes:
- a CDS encoding Crp/Fnr family transcriptional regulator produces MVDGRRVLERWTDEQVWEIPLTLDEQEENAFCRKATRVFYPRGHVIFAPGDEAGRVYFIHTGVVKICWLSPRGHAVTMAIRYPRELFGLAEALCCLDRKCYAQALENTECYVIRRPEFELLLREEPDLCLKVARVLAARLRQAQLSICDFVRYQVPARLALLLLRLAYQHGTPSKEGIELRWSLTHQEIAFMVGASRQSVTSAFNAFKKHRLIRVERDRVQILNPQALAEWIT; encoded by the coding sequence ATGGTCGATGGGAGACGCGTCCTGGAGCGCTGGACAGACGAGCAGGTCTGGGAGATACCGCTGACGCTCGACGAGCAGGAAGAGAACGCCTTCTGCCGGAAGGCTACCCGCGTATTTTACCCTCGCGGGCACGTGATCTTCGCTCCGGGCGACGAAGCGGGACGCGTCTATTTTATCCACACGGGCGTGGTGAAGATTTGCTGGCTGTCGCCCCGCGGCCACGCAGTTACCATGGCTATCCGCTATCCCAGGGAGCTGTTCGGCCTGGCAGAAGCTCTGTGCTGCCTGGACAGGAAGTGTTACGCCCAGGCCCTCGAGAACACCGAATGCTATGTGATTCGGAGGCCCGAGTTCGAGCTGTTGTTGAGAGAAGAGCCAGATCTCTGTTTGAAGGTGGCCCGGGTGCTGGCAGCAAGGCTCAGGCAGGCCCAGCTGAGCATTTGTGATTTCGTGCGCTATCAGGTGCCGGCCCGGCTGGCTCTGCTGTTGCTCCGGCTGGCATACCAGCACGGGACCCCCAGCAAAGAGGGGATAGAACTCCGCTGGAGCTTGACCCATCAGGAGATCGCGTTTATGGTGGGAGCTTCGCGGCAGAGCGTGACCTCTGCCTTTAACGCATTCAAGAAGCACAGGCTGATCCGTGTGGAGCGCGACCGCGTACAGATTCTCAATCCGCAGGCTCTTGCGGAATGGATAACCTGA
- a CDS encoding acetate--CoA ligase family protein, with amino-acid sequence MSDARQQIRSGHPLAEHQVKELLAGYGVSVPARVVLAPGAGDLIPSLPFPYPVVVKVSDPEILHKTDLGGVRLGIRDEAELEQALTEMRARFPGKVLMVEAQEPPGVEAIVGLIHDPTFGPSVMLGVGGVFTELYQDVAFRVVPITEADARDMISQLRARRLFEGFRGIRASQEALVSVLCAVSRLAEELGSYIEQMDLNPVIVHADRAVVVDAKLRVADKRTASYGA; translated from the coding sequence ATGAGTGACGCCAGGCAGCAAATACGGAGTGGTCATCCCCTGGCCGAGCACCAGGTCAAGGAATTGCTCGCCGGCTACGGGGTCTCGGTACCCGCACGCGTCGTACTGGCTCCCGGCGCCGGAGACCTTATCCCCAGCCTGCCATTCCCCTACCCCGTGGTGGTAAAAGTATCCGACCCAGAAATCCTGCACAAGACGGACCTGGGGGGCGTGCGCCTGGGAATCCGTGATGAGGCGGAACTGGAGCAGGCCCTGACGGAGATGAGGGCCAGGTTCCCAGGGAAGGTCCTCATGGTGGAGGCCCAGGAACCCCCCGGCGTGGAAGCGATCGTGGGTCTGATCCACGACCCCACCTTTGGCCCGTCCGTCATGCTCGGTGTGGGCGGAGTCTTCACCGAACTGTACCAGGACGTAGCATTCCGCGTGGTGCCGATTACGGAGGCCGACGCCCGCGACATGATCTCCCAGCTACGTGCCCGCCGCCTGTTCGAGGGATTTCGCGGCATCAGGGCCAGCCAGGAAGCCCTGGTTTCCGTATTGTGCGCTGTGTCCCGCCTGGCGGAAGAACTGGGATCTTACATCGAGCAAATGGACCTTAATCCCGTGATCGTCCACGCCGACCGTGCGGTGGTCGTGGACGCCAAGCTGCGAGTAGCAGACAAGCGGACTGCTTCTTACGGCGCTTAG
- a CDS encoding CoA-binding protein, translating to MRGLDAFFAPRTVAVVGASRDPTKIGHLVLQYLLESEARVFPVNPSASEILGQPCYPDLASIPAEVDLAVLAVPAPATVTMVRECVKKGVRAIIAQASGFGETGEEGRRLEREIKEILAAAPGGRRPRLLGPNTLGVYVPARRLDTTFTVRERSPRPGPGDIAFISQSGATAVCIMEAAASMGVGLSAFVGIGNKLDVDENELLDYFAADPSTRAIAMYLESFSDGRGFLERCRRITPRKPVVVLKAGRSASGAKAAALHTGSLAGSDRVVEGALRQVGACRAYDEEELVDLARALGHGRPLAGKRVAVLTTAGGLGVILTDLLESPDRGAGLELATISEQGKARLRSLLVPFASVHNPIDLTANASNEHYAASLEVLEAEEGVDAILCVMQFQSPYVDDRLARTIVDWFHCGPKPMVVVSIGGELSQRGLRQVVEARVPAYPSLWRAARALAALYERGRYLARCGIELVRPEETAGREYVAATTTPATGPNHGGSDHE from the coding sequence ATGAGGGGCCTGGACGCCTTCTTTGCCCCGCGCACGGTGGCGGTGGTGGGGGCATCGCGCGACCCGACGAAAATAGGGCACCTGGTGTTGCAGTACCTTTTGGAGAGCGAGGCCCGGGTTTTTCCCGTGAACCCTTCCGCCAGCGAGATACTCGGGCAGCCGTGCTACCCCGACCTGGCCTCCATCCCCGCAGAGGTGGACCTGGCGGTGCTGGCGGTGCCTGCCCCGGCCACGGTAACCATGGTCCGGGAGTGCGTGAAAAAGGGCGTCAGGGCGATAATCGCCCAGGCGTCGGGGTTCGGTGAAACTGGAGAGGAAGGCAGGCGGCTGGAACGCGAGATCAAGGAAATACTCGCCGCCGCGCCCGGCGGGCGGCGCCCCCGCCTTCTGGGGCCCAATACCCTGGGAGTGTACGTCCCCGCACGGAGGCTGGACACCACGTTTACGGTGCGGGAACGCAGCCCCCGGCCGGGCCCCGGCGACATAGCATTCATATCTCAGAGCGGTGCCACCGCCGTGTGCATCATGGAAGCCGCCGCATCCATGGGGGTGGGCCTCTCCGCGTTCGTGGGTATCGGGAACAAGCTGGACGTGGACGAGAACGAGCTGCTCGATTACTTCGCCGCCGACCCCTCCACGCGCGCTATCGCCATGTATCTGGAGAGCTTCAGCGATGGGCGTGGCTTCCTCGAGAGGTGCCGCCGTATCACCCCCCGCAAGCCGGTGGTGGTCCTCAAAGCCGGCCGGTCGGCATCGGGGGCAAAAGCCGCTGCCTTGCACACCGGGTCACTGGCCGGCTCCGATCGCGTGGTAGAGGGAGCGCTCCGCCAGGTAGGAGCCTGCCGCGCCTACGATGAGGAAGAGCTCGTGGACCTGGCCCGGGCCCTGGGCCACGGCCGCCCCCTGGCTGGCAAGCGAGTTGCCGTACTCACCACTGCCGGGGGCCTGGGTGTGATCCTCACCGACCTGCTCGAATCCCCGGACCGGGGAGCGGGATTGGAACTGGCCACCATATCTGAGCAGGGCAAGGCCCGCCTGCGGTCCCTGCTCGTCCCCTTCGCCTCCGTGCATAACCCCATCGACCTCACGGCAAACGCGAGCAACGAGCATTATGCCGCCAGCCTGGAGGTACTGGAGGCGGAAGAAGGAGTAGACGCCATCCTGTGCGTGATGCAGTTTCAGAGCCCATACGTGGACGACCGATTGGCTCGGACCATCGTAGACTGGTTCCACTGTGGTCCCAAGCCGATGGTGGTGGTGTCCATCGGGGGTGAACTGTCCCAGCGCGGTTTGCGGCAGGTGGTGGAGGCTCGGGTCCCCGCCTATCCCTCCTTGTGGAGGGCAGCGCGTGCGCTGGCCGCCCTGTACGAGCGGGGTCGCTACCTGGCCCGGTGCGGAATCGAGCTCGTCCGACCCGAAGAGACCGCTGGCCGGGAATACGTGGCGGCTACCACCACACCGGCCACCGGCCCAAACCACGGAGGGTCTGACCATGAGTGA
- a CDS encoding indolepyruvate oxidoreductase subunit beta, which yields MVEVTSRSRPERIDNVVIASVGGQGGILATRILASLFLNQGWEVKTSEVHGMAQRGGSVETHVRRGQRVHSPLVPRGEADLLLALEQLEGLRYLPWLRPGGLCVCSTERIAPVSVTLGNQAYPGEIRETLGQTVGTLVWVDALGIAREAGNVRAANVALLGALSPFIDASEQEWQEAIWADLPERVRAVNLAAFRMARELTTAEMGRGKA from the coding sequence ATGGTGGAAGTGACATCCCGCAGCCGGCCGGAACGCATAGACAACGTCGTCATCGCCAGCGTCGGTGGCCAGGGCGGCATTCTGGCCACCCGTATCCTTGCCTCCCTGTTCCTCAACCAGGGCTGGGAGGTCAAGACCTCGGAAGTACACGGCATGGCCCAGCGAGGAGGTAGCGTGGAAACTCATGTGCGCCGCGGCCAGAGGGTGCATTCGCCCCTCGTCCCGCGGGGGGAAGCGGATCTCCTCCTGGCCCTCGAGCAGTTGGAGGGCCTGCGCTACCTGCCCTGGCTGCGTCCGGGCGGGCTGTGCGTTTGCAGCACCGAACGCATCGCCCCCGTGAGCGTGACCCTGGGGAACCAGGCGTATCCGGGCGAGATCAGGGAGACCCTGGGGCAAACGGTGGGTACCCTTGTATGGGTGGATGCCCTGGGGATCGCCCGGGAGGCGGGGAACGTACGTGCCGCAAATGTTGCGCTCCTGGGTGCTCTGTCCCCGTTCATCGACGCGTCCGAGCAGGAGTGGCAGGAAGCCATTTGGGCCGACCTTCCTGAGCGTGTGCGTGCGGTGAACCTGGCTGCCTTCCGGATGGCCAGGGAACTCACCACCGCCGAGATGGGGAGGGGAAAGGCATGA
- the iorA gene encoding indolepyruvate ferredoxin oxidoreductase subunit alpha: protein MPTNSTLEQAVVLLSGNEAIARGAYEAGVAVAAGYPGTPSTEIIEALVRYPDIWVQWSPNEKVALEVVIGASFAGARTLVAMKHVGLNVAADPFLTFCYMSTNGGTVIVSADDPGMHSSQNEQDNRQYGRMARTPVLVPSDSQEAKSFTEAAFDISERFATPVILRSTTRLSHGRSPVKLGVRKEAARRLAFERNPERFVTLPAHARSWHPRVEERLDALRQFAEDCPFNRLEWGSKEIGFVTGGVAYQYVKEAFPEASVLKLGLAYPIPRELIRRFASEVRYLFVVEEGDPFWEELILAQGVKVAGQGVAGPCVFPRVGELSVEIVRSAVKEFLGAGSASASAGDRQARAGKGAAETVSLPARPPVLCPGCPHRGVFYVLAKHHLIATGDIGCYTLGAAPPFNNIDTCTCMGSSIGHALGLEKALGREFSRRAVAVIGDSTFVHSGIAPLIDVVYNRGTVTVIILDNGTTAMTGHQGHPASGWDARRQPAPRIDLEALCRACGVNDVQVVDSYDLKAVERAIKAAVAREEPSVVIARRPCVLLPGMRKPPIRFLPEKCIDCGACFRLGCPALEKNGRRPRLNEVLCTGCLMCVQLCKPGALIAQEA from the coding sequence ATGCCGACGAACAGCACGCTGGAGCAGGCGGTGGTACTTTTATCCGGCAACGAAGCCATCGCCCGGGGCGCTTACGAGGCTGGGGTGGCAGTGGCAGCTGGTTACCCCGGTACCCCCAGCACCGAAATCATCGAAGCACTGGTGAGGTACCCAGACATATGGGTCCAGTGGTCCCCAAACGAGAAGGTGGCCCTGGAGGTGGTCATAGGGGCGTCCTTCGCGGGCGCTCGCACCCTGGTGGCGATGAAGCACGTCGGGCTGAACGTGGCCGCCGACCCCTTCCTGACCTTTTGCTATATGTCCACAAACGGCGGCACCGTCATCGTGTCTGCGGATGACCCGGGCATGCACTCGTCGCAAAACGAACAGGACAACCGCCAGTACGGTCGTATGGCCCGTACTCCGGTGCTGGTGCCTTCCGACAGCCAGGAGGCAAAGAGCTTTACGGAAGCTGCTTTCGACATTTCCGAGCGGTTTGCCACCCCTGTCATCCTGCGCAGCACCACCCGCCTGTCCCATGGCCGCAGCCCGGTCAAACTGGGGGTGAGGAAGGAAGCGGCACGCCGTCTGGCGTTTGAACGCAACCCGGAGCGGTTTGTCACGCTGCCCGCTCACGCCCGCAGTTGGCACCCGCGCGTGGAAGAGCGGCTCGACGCTCTCCGCCAGTTCGCGGAGGACTGCCCCTTCAACAGGCTGGAGTGGGGCAGCAAGGAAATCGGATTCGTCACCGGCGGAGTCGCGTATCAGTACGTGAAGGAGGCGTTCCCGGAAGCCTCGGTGCTGAAGCTGGGCCTTGCCTACCCCATACCCCGGGAGCTGATCCGCAGATTTGCCTCTGAGGTGAGGTACCTGTTCGTGGTGGAGGAAGGCGACCCATTCTGGGAGGAACTCATCCTGGCCCAGGGGGTTAAGGTCGCCGGGCAGGGAGTTGCCGGGCCGTGCGTGTTCCCGCGGGTGGGCGAACTTTCGGTGGAGATCGTGCGCAGTGCGGTGAAAGAGTTCCTGGGCGCCGGTAGCGCTTCTGCCTCAGCGGGCGACCGGCAGGCTCGGGCAGGAAAAGGCGCGGCCGAAACGGTTTCGCTGCCGGCGCGGCCTCCCGTGCTCTGCCCGGGGTGCCCGCACCGGGGCGTCTTTTACGTCCTGGCCAAGCACCACCTCATCGCCACCGGCGACATAGGTTGCTATACCCTGGGGGCAGCTCCTCCCTTCAACAACATCGATACCTGCACCTGCATGGGATCATCTATAGGGCACGCTCTCGGACTGGAAAAGGCACTCGGACGGGAATTCTCGCGCAGGGCGGTGGCGGTGATCGGGGACTCCACGTTCGTCCACTCCGGCATCGCTCCCCTCATCGACGTGGTCTACAACCGGGGTACCGTCACCGTGATCATCCTGGACAACGGTACCACCGCCATGACGGGACATCAGGGGCACCCCGCTTCCGGCTGGGATGCCCGCCGGCAGCCGGCCCCGCGCATCGACCTGGAAGCCCTGTGCCGTGCGTGCGGGGTGAACGACGTCCAGGTGGTTGACTCCTACGACCTCAAGGCGGTAGAGAGGGCGATCAAGGCGGCGGTGGCCCGCGAGGAACCGTCGGTGGTCATCGCCCGGCGCCCGTGCGTCCTGCTTCCGGGTATGCGCAAGCCGCCCATCCGGTTCCTCCCCGAAAAGTGCATTGACTGCGGGGCGTGCTTCCGCTTAGGCTGCCCTGCACTGGAGAAAAACGGCAGGCGGCCCCGGCTCAACGAGGTGCTGTGCACGGGTTGCCTCATGTGCGTACAGCTCTGCAAACCGGGGGCCCTGATAGCTCAGGAGGCTTGA